A region of Cataglyphis hispanica isolate Lineage 1 chromosome 6, ULB_Chis1_1.0, whole genome shotgun sequence DNA encodes the following proteins:
- the LOC126850480 gene encoding uncharacterized protein LOC126850480 has translation MEVVELCSKRRALSAKTTCPCKAKYAKRYVQPPRAKSFAPERLYKVPSKQLETNTTYYLSYLKVDPRCTRSQPIRPVHSLQSSTGKFADETTNHLSYRPVWQIVKAEPIIPKRRTTAAGVMETETTIRRDYPPKHVEKPEMIIPCGSIRTSSAPLDDRTMTRLSYISPGPIEPAISFKPIIKYCPPKQPLFRETTQKLSYQPFVVDKKELPSWAQKRAYKPPNIAMCGKTTYSESYIENYAVSMEKPFLPMAAYIFPYGAEFANKTIYKESYLPADAERMEPFIPYGSISIPDVKMATDTTNKLSYQRVWTERRKPFVPPRPKGITTGKMQSDTTTRCEYVAKTTLRPDLIIPCDNIRTADVPLERDTTTGLSYVKLDGIKPVCSYKPTAMQYRRPEIKIDSETINKLSYQTWTLKPKEEIPWAQKGKYRPPKHPMISDTIYHMSYPEPGHYVEDNTSECLCPIDEQADISISTPARAAS, from the exons ATGGAGGTTGTTGAGCTTTGTTCAAAAAGGAGAGCCTTATCTGCCAAAACAACGTGCCCATGCAAGGCTAAA TATGCCAAAAGGTACGTGCAGCCTCCGCGTGCAAAGTCCTTCGCACCGGAGCGATTATACAAGGTGCCATCGAAACAACTCGAGACCAATAcaacttattatttatcgtatttGAAAGTGGATCCGCGTTGCACTCGATCGCAACCGATTCGGCCCGTTCACAGTCTTCAGAGCAGTACTGGAAAATTTGCCGATGAGACGACAAACCACTTATCTTACAGGCCCGTATGGCAGATTGTTAAAGCAGAGCCTATTATACCGAAACGTAG aacgACAGCTGCGGGTGTAATGGAAACCGAAACAACGATTCGACGTGATTATCCACCAAAGCATGTCGAGAAGCCAGAAATGATTATACCTTGCGGAAGTATCCGCACAAGTTCAGCACCCTTAGATGACAGAACGATGACGAGACTATCATATATTTCTCCTGGACCTATTGAACCTGCAATCAGTTTTAaaccgataataaaatattgtccaCCGAAGCAGCCGCTATTTAGAGAGACGACACAGAAGCTGAGCTATCAACCCTTTGTCGTTGATAAGAAGGAACTCCCTTCCTGGGCACAAAAACGGGCATATAA accGCCAAATATTGCAATGTGTGGCAAAACTACATATTCCGAGAGCTATATAGAGAATTACGCAGTTTCAATGGAAAAACCTTTTCTTCCTATGGCGGCATACATATTTCCTTACGGTGCCGAATTCGCGAATAAAACTATTTACAAGGAAAGCTATCTGCCGGCTGATGCGGAGCGCATGGAGCCGTTTATTCCTTACGGCAGTATCTCTATCCCCGACGTAAAAATGGCCACCGATACAACCAACAAG TTGAGTTATCAACGTGTCTGGACTGAAAGGCGGAAGCCGTTCGTGCCACCACGCCCTAAGGGTATAACAACCGGTAAAATGCAGTCGGATACGACGACTCGTTGCGAATATGTAGCAAAAACGACATTACGTCCAGACCTTATCATCCCATGCGACAATATCCGCACTGCCGACGTACCGCTTGAGAGAGATACGACTACCGGGTTGTCTTACGTAAAACTTGACGGAATAAAACCTGTTTGCAGTTATAAGCCTACAGCTATGCAATATCGCAG GCCGGAAATTAAGATAGATTCTgaaacgataaataaattatcgtatCAGACATGGACGTTGAAACCTAAAGAAGAAATCCCGTGGGCCCAGAAGGGTAAGTATCGGCCACCGAAACATCCGATGATAAGCGACACGATCTATCATATGAGCTATCCTGAACCGGGTCACTATGTCGAGGATAATACGTCCGAGTGTTTGTGTCCAATTGATGAGCAAGCTGATATTTCTATATCTACTCCGGCAAGAGCAGCATcttaa
- the LOC126850478 gene encoding signal transducer and activator of transcription 5B produces the protein MSLWQRAEKLPEEIQKEIHTVYSENKFPIEVRHFLSSWLEQQLLNSNSNIQSESDIISFLVKMIQELEIRMGNLQSGDNFLMKLKLLDASKILRQKYNEDPLRLFLTIKYCLDTETKLVVQAENLGHPKKSHVNIDKIAISSESAMQIKKQFAILHQNVYENTNDLRKLEEEQQDFSILYNEYTKVNAANVQQLSSHTPMEFEKEIKRQKNDRDLALRSKTGSIVHLRMQCMDKMKDVITKLSILQSRILDEELISWKRDQQLAGNGASFTGNLDMIQNWCENLADIIWSTRQHIRDGIRLTNDFANFNIYVTNMLPNIFPTLNTQITQLLSSLVTSTFIIEKQPPQVMKTNTRFTSTVRLLVGAKLNVHMTPPQVKASIISESQANALLKNDKMKNGEVSGEILNNVGSMEYHQSVGQLSVSFRNMQLKKIKRAEKKGTESVMDEKFSLLFQSHFSVAGGELVFEVWTLSLPVVVIVHGNQEPHAWATVTWDNAFSEAGRVPFLVPDKVLWRQVAEALNMKFTSATGRTLTADHLRFLAEKAFRGTISPDYSNTPLSWAQFCKEPLPERSFTFWEWFYAIMKLTREHLKSPWMDGCILGFVRKKQAEEILAKCQAGTFLMRFSDSELGGITIAWVGEQKEVFMLQPFTGKDFAIRSLGDRIYDLQHLLYLYPNINKDQIFSKYCTPVTEQPSTNGYIKPQLVTQVPAWSTAGFGGQTPSHSSVGGINNNSQAAPSGSYPATPQTIFQTHSPDPSIRDTPSVASSYAQGLGQSNIGSSSSDLNMELMQPIDENLNLDQLHNFNDFDFIPTSYNVIKPQ, from the exons ATGTCGTTGTGGCAGAGAGCAGAAAAGTTGCCAGAAGAGATACAGAAAGAAATACACACTGTATATAGTGAAAACAAATTTCCAATTGAAGTGAGACATTTCTTATCATCATGGTTAGAACAACAATTATT GAATTCAAATTCGAATATACAAAGTGAGTCAGACATAATTagttttcttgtaaaaatgaTACAAGAGTTAGAAATCAGAATGGGCAATCTACAAAGTGGAGATAActttttgatgaaattaaagttattagaTGCTTCTAAAATACTTCGT caaaaatataatgaagatCCACTGAGGCTGTttcttacaataaaatattgcttagATACAGAAACGAAACTTGTGGTACAAGCTGAAAACTTAGGACATCCAAAAAAATCACATGTGAATATCGATAAGATTGCAATATCAAGCGAGTCGGccatgcaaataaaaaaacagttcgcaattttacatcaaaatgTATACGAAAATACGAATGACCTACGAAAGCTTGAAGAAGAACAACAAGACTtttctattctatataatgaatatacaaAGGTAAACGCGGCTAATGTACAACAGCTCTCTTCGCATACTCCCATGGAGttcgaaaaagaaatcaaaag ACAAAAAAATGACAGGGATTTGGCATTGAGAAGCAAAACAGGTTCTATAGTACACTTGCGTATGCAATGTATGGATAAAATGAAAGATGTCATTACTAAGTTGAGTATATTACAATCGAGAATTCTCGATGAGGAACTTATCAG TTGGAAGAGAGATCAACAATTAGCTGGCAATGGGGCATCTTTCACTGGTAATTTGGATATGATTCAGAATTGGTGCGAAAATCTCGCTGATATAATTTGGTCGACTCGGCAACACATCAGAGATGGGATACGTCTAACGAACGACTTCgctaactttaatatatatgtaacgaaTATGCTGCCGAATATTTTCCCAACTTTAAACACTCAAATTACGCAACTGCTTAGTTCGTTGGTTACAAgtacttttattattgagaAACAACCTCCACAAGTTATGAAAACCAACACTCGTTTCACGAGCACGGTGCGCCTTCTTGTCGGCGCTAAATTGAATGTTCACATGACACCGCCGCAAGTAAAAGCCAGCATAATTAGCGAATCGCAAGCGAATGCTTTGCTGAAGAACGATAAAATGAAGAATGGCGAAGTCAGTGGagagattttaaataacgttGGCTCGATGGAATATCATCAG TCGGTTGGACAACTGTCGGTGAGTTTTCGCAACATgcagttgaaaaaaattaagcgaGCCGAGAAAAAGGGCACAGAATCCGTGATGGACGAAAAATTCTCGTTACTTTTTCAATCGCATTTTTCTGTCGCTGGCGGCGAATTAGTATTCGAAGTTTGGACCCTGAGCCTGCCCGTAGTCGTAATTGTACACGGCAATCAGGAACCGCATGCTTGGGCCACAGTTACTTGGGATAATGCTTTTTCTGAAGCAGGGAGAGTGCCGTTTCTCGTACCTGACAAAGTACTATGGCGACAAGTAGCGGAagctttaaatatgaaatttaccTCAGCTACTGGTCGCACTTTGACCGCGGACCATCTCAGATTTCTTGCGGAGAAAGCATTCCGCGGTACTATATCGCCAGATTATTCGAATACGCCGCTGAGCTGGGCACAGTTCTGCAAAGAACCATTGCCCGAGAGAAGTTTCACATTTTGGGAATGGTTCTATGCTATCATGAAGTTGACCAGGGAACATTTAAAAAGTCCATGGATGGACGGATGCATTCTTGGATTCGTCCGAAAGAAGCAAGCGGAAGAGATACTGGCAAAGTGTCAGGCAGGCACTTTCTTGATGCGATTTTCCGATTCTGAACTCGGTGGTATTACTATTGCATGGGTTGGAG aacaaAAGGAAGTTTTCATGCTCCAGCCATTTACGGGCAAAGACTTCGCCATTCGTAGCTTGGGCGACCGCATTTACGATCTACAACACTTGTTGTATCTTTatccaaatataaataaagatcagATTTTTTCCAAATACTGTACACCAGTTACTG agCAACCATCAACAAATGGATATATTAAGCCGCAATTAGTAACGCAAGTGCCAGCTTGGAGCACGGCCGGCTTCGGTGGTCAAACACCGTCTCATTCCTCCGTAGGGGGGATAAATAACAACAGCCAAGCTGCACCAAGTGGAAGCTATCCCGCTACCCCGCAGACCATATTTCAAACGCACAGCCCTGATCCTTCTATAAGGGACACACCGTCTGTAGCATCAAG TTACGCTCAGGGTCTCGGCCAGTCAAACATTGGATCATCAAGCTCGGATTTGAACATGGAATTGATGCAGCCGATCGACGAAAATCTCAACCTGGACCAACTACATAACTTCAACGACTTTGACTTCATACCAACTTCGTACAACGTTATCAAGCCACAATAA